A genomic segment from Osmerus mordax isolate fOsmMor3 chromosome 5, fOsmMor3.pri, whole genome shotgun sequence encodes:
- the heatr5b gene encoding HEAT repeat-containing protein 5B isoform X1 (The sequence of the model RefSeq protein was modified relative to this genomic sequence to represent the inferred CDS: added 143 bases not found in genome assembly), which produces MELAHSLLLNEDALAQITEAKRPVFIFEWLRFLDKVLVAANKVDVKEKQKKLVEQLTGLISSAPGPPTRKLLAKNLATLYSIGDTFTVFQTLDKCNDIIKSKDDTPAYLPTKLAAVACVGAFYEKMGRMLGSSFPDTINNLLKALKSAESQGRGEILISLQKVLNGLGGAAASCHRDIYKNARSLLTDRSMAVRCAVAKCLLELQNEAVFMRTTELENVATLCFKALEGSNYGVRVAVSKLLGSVMATALMPKQAAVMRQNVKRASLEEVLELLATGFLRGGSGFLKSGGEMLKGGGSVSREVRVGVTQAYVVFVTSLGGQWLERNFATFLSHVLDLVSHPRATQTHVEAVYSRRCVSFMLRATLGGLMGEKAQIAAGKELCQAISKQMRAVGKEVDGGEVSRFRALQKAVVSDTSGESKAGLADVSASQHVMVCALKELGSLVQSLSATASPLIQEPSVGLLETVTSVLLHPSMAARLAAAWCLRCVAVALPYQLTPLLERCAERINNLKSSPEAVSGYSFTLAVLLGGIHQCPLGIPHSKGKLVVSIAEDLLRTAAQNSRLSLQRTQAGWLLLGALMTLGPSLVRYHLPKMLLLWRNVFPRSQKELEAEKVRGDSFSWQVTLEGRAGALCAMRSFVAHCPELLTEDVIRRLMTPVECAMTMMSHVPAVIKVHGAHLKASAAMVRLRLYDVLALLPPKTYEGSFNALLRELVAEFTLTDNSANTTTSLLRSLCHYDDSVLMGSWLQETDHKCIEDQLQPNSASGSGALEHDPSSIYLRVPVGEAIPGPLPLGVSVIDASVALFGVVFPHVSFKHRLQMLDHFAECIKQAKGVRQQAVQLNIFTAVLSALKGLAENKSTLGPEEVRKSALALVMGALDNPNPILRCAAGEALGRMAQVVGEATFIARMAQYSFDKLKSARDVVSRTGHSLALGCLHRYVGGIGSGQHLKTSVSILLALAQDGSSHEVQTWALHSLALIVDSSGPMYRGYVEPTLSLVLTLLLSVPPSHTEVHQCLGRCLGALITTVGPELQGNGATISTIRSSCLVGCAIMQDHSDSLVQAAAISCLQQLHMFAPRHVNLSSLVPCLCVHLCSSHLLLRRAAVACLRQLAQREAAEVCEYAMSLARKAGDPKGSSPLKLNITETGLEGVLFGMLDRETDRKLCSDIHDTLGHMLSSLAVEKLSHWLKLCKDVLAATTEVGGAVVPLDRGKDEEDSEKKDEMDDDIMFTSLGEEDKAKPSVAPRWVTRVFAADCLCRIILLCENDPKNHFDLAAARAAKAKDPKGDLLVLHLSDLIRMAFMAATDHSSQLRMAGLQALEDIIKKFASVPEPEFPGHVILEQYQANVGAALRPAFSPDTPSDITAKACQVCSTWIGSGVVSDLNDLRRVHNLLVSSLDKVQAGKGSSQLYSESATTMEKLAVLKAWAEVYVVAMKIKKEAESMPARGEDEEEEEEEEDERGAGVLPPDSLVTLVQPELAALSRLWLAMLQDHALLTLPAEFSSQLPPDGGAFYTPETIDTARLHYRSSWAPVLHAAALWLLTTGFGASEEPGGSPLPPRAPGTPALPQARAPSTPALPHHEPPSPSKSFDELVKDRMHLMLGVSIEFLCFPRPEEPLEHVMSCLLALCTLLDSPLAKTHIAQDQLLAVELLNVLHRLLLTRGPPAVQLQVTAVVQETIRAALDHLLQRRQSQGKEEGEKDSSTMGEGGDTGELLPGKSLVFAAMELLVFILVRHLPQLNARVSESPNRAPPQTQRLPPEGALLVAHTVSILAELPSLCSPAGSMTILPTVMFLITGVLRETAVRTADGSVPPPVSAALQAIKSILTSPQARGDATHTQWTGLVRSSLASVLEYAQPDESRPNMDQVSMLTATTLFLLSSSAELAGVSVLQKGCLDLFHNALNSSDPWVQARCYQLLLSVFQQSSRAVSTPYIHALAPVVVEKLRAVERCRPASPAELQGVQEGVRALEGLVAMGDEQNRVQLLALLVPTLISYLLDESDFTSAPQTSKGLHDFALQNLMRIGPLYPAAFKTVIGAAPELKTRLEAAVRANQASSKAKAAARQAPPTVQAAPTIKLKTSFF; this is translated from the exons ATGGAGTTGGCCCATAGTCTCCTGCTCAATGAAGATGCCCTTGCTCAAATCACAGAGGCGAAACGCCCCGTGTTCATCTTTGAATGGCTCCGCTTCCTGGATAAGGTTCTTGTTGCAGCAAATAAG GTTGAcgtgaaagagaaacagaaaaagctCGTGGAGCAGCTGACAGGATTGATCAGCAGTGCGCCTGGACCCCCCACGAGGAAACTGCTGGCCAAAAACCTAGCAACCCTCTACAGCATCGGTGACACCTTCACTGTCTTCCAGACACTGGACAAATGTAATGACATCATCAAAAGCAAGGATGACACACCTGCCTACTTGCCCACTAAACT TGCTGCGGTGGCCTGTGTCGGGGCCTTCTATGAGAAGATGGGTCGAATGCTGGGAAGCTCCTTTCCAGACACCATTAACAATCTCCTGAAGGCGTTAAAGAGTGCAGAG tctCAGGGCAGGGGTGAAATCCTCATCAGCCTTCAGAAGGTGCTGAATGGGCTGGGAGGGGCTGCAGCCTCCTGCCACAGAGACATCTACAAGAATGCTCGTTCCCTCCTCACAGACAGGTCCATGGCTGTGCGCTGTGCTGTTGCTAAG TGTCTGCTGGAGCTGCAGAACGAGGCAGTGTTCATGCGCACCACTGAGCTGGAGAACGTAGCCACGCTCTGCTTCAAGGCCCTGGAGGGCTCCAACTATGGGGTGCGTGTGGCCGTGTCCAAGCTGCTGGGCTCTGTGATGGCCACAGCCCTGATGCCCAAGCAAGCTGCAG TGATGCGTCAGAACGTGAAGAGAGCCTctctggaggaggtgctggagctgctggccaCCGGGTTCCTGCGCGGGGGGTCGGGCTTCCtgaagagtgggggagagatgcTGAAGGGGGGCGGCTCTGTCAGCAGGGAGGTGCGGGTGGGAGTCACTCAG gcctACGTGGTGTTCGTGACCTCGCTGGGCGGGCAGTGGCTGGAGCGTAACTTTGCCACCTTCCTGTCCCACGTCCTGGACTTGGTGTCCCACCCGCGGGCCACGCAGACGCACGTGGAGGCGGTGTACTCCCGCCGCTGCGTGTCCTTCATGCTGCGCGCCACGCTGGGCGGACTCATGGGGGAGAAGGCCCAGATCGCTGCCGGCAAGGAGCTCTGCCAGGCTATCAGCAAGCAGATGAGGGCTGTGGGTAAGGAGGTAGATGGGGGGGAAGTATCACGGTTCAGAGCATTACAGA aggCAGTAGTGAGtgacaccagtggagagagcAAGGCTGGGTTAGCTGATGTTTCGGCCAGTCAGCACGTCATGGTCTGTGCCCTTAAAGAGCTGGGCAGCCTCGTCCAGAGCCTCAGCGCTACGGCCTCACCCCTGATCCAGGAGCCCTCTGTcg GCCTGTTGGAGACGGTGACCTCGGTGCTGCTGCACCCCAGCATGGCAGCCCGGCTGGCGGCCGCCTGGTGTCTGCGCTGCGTTGCCGTGGCGCTGCCCTATCAGCTGACCCCGCTGCTGGAGCGCTGCGCCGAGCGCATCAACAACCTGAAGAGCTCCCCCGAGGCCGTGAGCGGGTACAGCTTCACCCTGGCAGTCCTGCTGGGGGGGATTCATCAGTGCCCCCTGGGCATCCCACACTCTAAGGGCAAG CTGGTGGTGAGCATAGCTGAGGATCTGCTCCGCACCGCAGCCCAGAACAGCCGTCTGTCCCTGCAGCGTacccaggctggctggctgctgttgGGAGCCCTGATGACCCTGG GACCCTCCCTGGTGCGCTACCACCTGCCCAAGATGCTGCTGCTGTGGAGGAACGTGTTCCCGCGCTcccagaaggagctggaggcggAGAAGGTCAGAGGAGACTCCTTCTCCTGGCAGGTCACCCTGGAGGGCCGGGCTGGAGCCCtctgtg cCATGCGGAGCTTCGTGGCCCACTGTCCAGAGCTGCTGACCGAGGATGTGATCCGCCGGCTGATGACTCCTGTAGAGTGCGCCATGACCATGATGTCACA TGTCCCTGCCGTCATCAAGGTCCATGGAGCTCACCTGAAGGCCAGCGCTGCCATGGTCAGACTGAGGCTGTACGACGTCCTGGCTCTCCTGCCCCCCAAGACATACGAAG GCAGCTTCAACGCTCTCCTGAGGGAGCTGGTGGCTGAGTTCACCCTGACAGACAACTCTGCCAACACCACCACATCCCTGCTGCGCTCGCTGTGCCACTACGACGACAGCGTCCTCATGGGCTCCTGGCTGCAGGAGACCGACCACAAGTGCATCGAGGATCAG CTACAGCCCAACAGCGCGTCAGGCAGCGGGGCCCTGGAGCACGacccctcctccatctaccTGAGAGTCCCCGTGGGCGAGGCCATCCCCgggcccctccccctgggcGTGTCCGTCATCGACGCCTCCGTCGCCCTGTTCGGCGTGGTATTCCCTCACGTCTCCTTCAAGCACAG gctgcagATGCTAGACCACTTTGCAGAGTGTATAAAACAGGCCAAGGGTGTTCGCCAGCAGGCAGTCCAGCTGAACATCTTCACTGCGGTTCTGAGTGCTCTGAAG GGCCTCGCAGAGAACAAGAGCACGCTGGGtcctgaggaggtgaggaagtcTGCGCTGGCGCTGGTGATGGGAGCCCTGGacaaccctaaccccatccTGCGCTGTGCTGCCGGGGAGGCGCTGGGCAGGATGGCCCAGGTGGTGGGAGAGGCCACCTTCATCGCCAGGATGGCTCAGTACAGCTTCGACAA gctGAAGTCGGCCCGTGACGTGGTGTCCAGGACGGGTCACTCCCTGGCGCTGGGCTGCCTGCATCGCTACGTGGGCGGGATCGGCTCCGGGCAGCACCTGAAGACCAGCGTGAGCATCCTGCTGGCCCTGGCCCAGGACGGCAGCTCCCATGAGGTCCAG aCTTGGGCGCTGCACTCGCTGGCTCTGATCGTGGACTCCAGCGGGCCCATGTACCGGGGCTACGTGGAGCCCACCCTGTCCCTGGTGctcaccctgctcctcagcgtgcccccctcccacaccgAGGTGCACCAGTGCCTGGGCCGCTGCCTGGGGGCCCTCATCACCACCGTGGGACCAGAGCTGCAGG GTAACGGAGCCACCATCTCCACTATCCGCTCGTCCTGTCTGGTGGGCTGTGCCATCATGCAGGATCACTCGGACTCCCTGGTGCAGGCGGCCGCCATCTCCTGTCTGCAGCAGCTGCACATGTTCGCCCCTCGCCACGTCAACCTGTCCAGCCTGGTGCCCTGCCTCTGT gTGCACCTGTGCAGCTCTCACCTGCTGCTGCGGCGCGCTGCGGTGGCCTGTCTGAGGCAGCTGGCCCAGAGGGAGGCTGCAGAGGTGTGTGAGTACGCCATGAGCCTGGCCAGGAAGGCCGGGGACCCCAAGGGCAGCAGCCCCCTCA AGCTGAACATCACAGAGACGGGTCTGGAGGGGGTCCTGTTCGGCATGCTGgaccgagagacagacaggaagctgtgCTCAGACATCCATGACACCCTGGGTCACATGCTGTCCTCGCTGGCGGTGGAGAAGCTCTCCCATTGGCTGAAGCTCTGTAAGGACGTCCTGGCTGCCACCACGG AGGTAGGGGGCGCTGTGGTCCCTCTGGACCGCGGGAAGGACGAGGAGGACTCTGAGAAGAAGGATGAGATGGACGATGACATCATGTTCACCTCCCTGGGCGAGGAGGACAAGGCCAAGCCGTCCGTGGCGCCCCGCTGGGTGACGCGGGTATTTGCGGCCGACTGTTTGTGCCGTATCATCCTGCTGTGTGAAAACGATCCCAAGAACCACTTTGACCTGGCGGCTGCCCGCGCCGCCAAGGCCAAGGACCCCAAAG GTGACCTGCTGGTGCTGCACCTGTCTGATCTGATCCGCATGGCCTTCATGGCTGCCACAGACCACAGCAGCCAGCTGCGCATGGCCGGGCTGCAGGCCCTGGAGGACATCATCAAGAAGTTTGCGTCCGTGCCGGAGCCTGAGTTCCCGGGCCACGTGATCCTGGAGCAGTACCAGGCCAAC GTGGGAGCTGCTCTGAGACCTGCGTTTTCCCCGGACACCCCATCTGACATCACCGCCAAGGCCTGCCAG gtgtgcagcaCGTGGATCGGCAGTGGTGTGGTCAGTGACCTGAACGACCTGCGCCGAGTCCACAACCTGCTGGTGTCGTCTCTGGACAAAGTGCAGGCTGGGAAGGGCTCCAGCCAGCTCTACAGCGAGAGCGCCACCACCATGGAGAAGCTGGCGGTGCTGAAAGCCTGGGCCGAG GTGTATGTGGTGGCCATGAAGATAAAGAAGGAGGCGGAGAGCATGCCGGCgcggggggaggatgaggaggaggaagaggaggaggaggacgagcggGGGGCAGGGGTGCTCCCTCCAGACAGCCTGGTCACCCTGGTGCAGCCGGAGCTGGCAGCGCTCAGCCGGCTGTGGTTGGCCATGCTGCAGGACCACGCCCTGCTCACCCTGCCCGCTGagttctcctctcagctgccacCCGACG gtgggGCGTTCTACACCCCAGAGACCATCGACACGGCTCGGCTGCATTACCGCAGCTCCTGGGCCCCGGTCCTCCACGCCGCGGCCCTCTGGCTCCTCACCACCGGCTTTGGGGCCAGTGAGGAACCCGGGGGGTCCCCCTTACCCCCCAGGGCCCCTggcaccccagccctcccccaggccagggcccccagcaccccagccctcccccaccacgaaccccccagcccctctaaGAGCTTTGATGAGCTGGTCAAGGACCGGATGCATCTCATGCTAG GCGTCAGTATCGAGTTCCTGTGTTTCCCCCGGCCGGAGGAACCTCTGGAGCACGTGATGTCCTGCCTGCTGGCCCTCTGCACGCTGCTGGACTCACCCCTCGCCAAGACACACATCGCACAGGACCag ctgcTGGCTGTGGAGCTGCTGAACGTGCTACACAGGCTGCTGCTGACCAGAGGCCCCCCTGCGGTCCAGCTGCAAGTGACCGCTGTGGTCCAGGAGACCATCAGAGCTGCTCTAGACCACCTGCTGCAGCGCCGGCAGAGCCAGG gtaaggaggagggtgagaaggaCTCCTCGAccatgggggagggaggcgacACTGGGGAGCTGCTCCCAGGGAAGTCCCTGGTGTTTGCTGCTATGGAGCTGCTGGTGTTCATCCTGGTGCGCCACCTGCCCCAGCTCAACGCCCGGGTCAGCGAGTCCCCCAACCGCGCGCCCCCGCAGACCCAGCGCCTGCCACCGGAGGGCGCTCTTCTGGTGGCCCACACCGTCTCCATCCTGGCTGAGCTGCCCTCGCTCTGCTCCCCCGCAG GCAGCATGACCATCCTGCCCACCGTGATGTTCCTGATCACGGGCGTGCTGAGGGAGACGGCCGTGCGCACGGCTGACGGCTCCGTGCCTCCGCCCGTGTCTGCCGCCCTGCAGGCCATCAAGAGCATCCTCACCTCCCCACAGGCGCGCGGAgacgccacacacacccagtggaCCGGCCTGGTCAGGAGCAGCCTGGCCTCTGTGTTGGAGTACGCCCAGCCAg ATGAGAGTCGGCCCAACATGGACCAGGTGAGCATGCTGACAGCCACCACCctgttcctgctctcctccagcgCTGAGCTGGCCGGGGTCTCCGTCCTGCAGAAGGGCTGCTTGGACCTGTTCCACAACGCTCTCAACTCCAGCGACCCCTGG GTCCAGGCCCGGTGCTACCAGCTGCTGCTGTCGGTGTTCCAGCAGTCGAGCAGGGCCGTGTCCACGCCCTACATCCACGCCCTGGCCCCCGtggtggtggagaagctgaGGGCGGTGGAGCGCTGCCGGCCCGCCAGCCCAGCTGAGCTGCAGGGTGTCCAGGAGGGCGTCAGGGCCCTGGAGGGCCTGGTGGCCATGGGAGACGAACAGAACC GAGTGCAGCTCCTGGCTCTGCTGGTTCCCACCTTGATCTCCTACCTGCTGGACGAGAGCGACTTCACCTCCGCTCCCCAGACCTCCAAAGGGCTGCATGACTTCGCCCTGCAGAACCTGATGCGGATCGGACCACTCTACCCCGCCGCCTTCAAGACTGTGATTG